A DNA window from Oncorhynchus tshawytscha isolate Ot180627B linkage group LG13, Otsh_v2.0, whole genome shotgun sequence contains the following coding sequences:
- the LOC121839018 gene encoding sporozoite surface protein 2-like, with translation MFSTCLHLNPTLQSALSRSPDQPSQPHRSPDQPIQPHRSPDQPIQPHRSPDQPIQPHRSPDQPIQPHRSPDQPIQPHRSPDQPSQPHRSPDQPIQPHRSPDQPSQPHRSPDQPSQPHRSPDQPSQPHRSPDQPSQPHRSPDQPSQPHRNRVYLEIPVPPPTASQCLSFYLPASLRLPPLLSPLHD, from the coding sequence CCCTGAGCAGGAGCCCTGACCAGCCCAGCCAGCCTCACAGGAGCCCTGACCAGCCCATCCAGCCTCACAGGAGCCCTGACCAGCCCATCCAGCCTCACAGGAGCCCTGACCAGCCCATCCAGCCTCACAGGAGCCCTGACCAGCCCATCCAGCCTCACAGGAGCCCTGACCAGCCCATCCAGCCTCACAGGAGCCCTGACCAGCCCAGCCAGCCTCACAGGAGCCCTGACCAGCCCATCCAGCCTCACAGGAGCCCTGACCAGCCCAGCCAGCCTCACAGGAGCCCTGACCAGCCCAGCCAGCCTCACAGGAGCCCTGACCAGCCCAGCCAGCCTCACAGGAGCCCTGACCAGCCCAGCCAGCCTCACAGGAGCCCTGACCAGCCCAGCCAGCCTCACAGGAACAGAGTGTACCTTGAGATTCCTGTGCCCCCCCCGACGGCCTCCCAgtgtctctctttctacctccctgcctccctccgtctccctcccctcttaTCACCCCTTCATGATTAA